CCTCGCTGCAGCGTAAGCAGGCGCTCCAGGCTGTTTGTGGTGGGGAGCACCTTTCTGGCCAATGCAGACCGTGGGCATTCCCAGTGCTGGCCGATATCGCTCATTCCCACATAGCAGGAGCGGTCGCCTAGGTGGGCAAGTGTGTCGTTGTGGGCAACGGCCTGCAGACCTTGCCTGATTAACGCCCTCAATCCTTCCGTGCGGTCCATCTGTTCCATGGTTTAGCCTCCATAAACGTGAAAAGGCCGCCATCAGGCAGCCCTTTCACTCGGTGTTTTGATTTTTTCTATGCAGCATCAACATATTTCCACCACAATTTTCTCTGCGGGCTCCAGAGGAAGCCCGAGCCGGTAAGTAATTCCTTTTTGGCTTGTGTATTGCCGGTGGCAATGATGCAAGGGCGTCCGTCCTGAGCTGTAACTTGCTGGTAGGTGACGCCTTCAAGTGGTGGAAGGCTTTCAAGGCTGGATGACGGGCGATTTGAGGGGCTTGAAAGGTTGTTTTTGATGGAAGGCTCGCGTTGCCGCGTTTTTTGCGATCCAGGGGCGATTACGGGCAATTTGGGTCGGGTAGGCGATTTTTTGCCATTTTTAGCCCCTTCGCCATCGTCATCTTCGGTTACCATGCCCAACATGGCGGTTAACGCGTAGCGGCGAGCATAAGTAATTGCCGATCCCATGCCCTGCGGGTCGGCCTTGGGCAAAGGAACCACGGCCAGAGAGCTTTGCCACTGCCCGGACTCCGCATGGGTGAGCTTGGTGACCAGGCCGAGAGAGTTGGGCTGCTCCGCAGGCACAGGGTACTGGCACAGCCAGATGCCGTTTTCGATAAGCGCATCGCGACAGGCGTCCATGACGCTTTTGAGGCTGGCGTACCAGCTTTTGGTAAAAGGATTTTCAGCATCCTTGGCCATAGGTTGCACGGTGCGCTGGACGTTGAGCAAGGCCTTGGCCAAGTCGGTGATGCTTTCTGATTGGTATTGGTTCATATGAAAATTCTCCTTGGATAGCAAAATGACAAACCCCGCCCAGCTTAGCGCTGGACAGGGTTTTCAGGTTGTTTGAAATCTTACTATGGTGTTCTTGAAAGAATAATATATTCTTAAACTTGGATGAATAACAATTTTAGCTACCTGGGGGTGCTTTCGTAGGTCTATCTTCTGCGTTTCGTTCTTAGATTCATATGTCAAGATTGACGGGTTTAAAGCAGAGTATAGAGGTGGTCCCCATTGTTCGGACAGCAGACAGCGATTCGTTAGCTTGTTTTTCCCTTATCAGGCTGCCTTTACAAGCCCTTGTTCGTAGTAAGTGTCCGGAGGCAAGCCTCCCAAGCTGCTGTGAGGCCGGAGCCGATTGTAAAAGTCGATCCATCTGCCGATTTCGGCACGAGCTTGGGAGCCGGTTTCAAAAGCGTGCAGATACACGCATTCATACTTGAGCGAGCGCCAGAGGAGTTCGATGAAGACATTGTCCAGCCAGCGGCCACGGCCATCCATGGAAATGCGGATACCGTTCTCCCGCAAGACATTGGTGAACGCGAAGCTAGTGAATTGGCTGCCTTGCTCGGTGTTGAAGATATCGGGTTTGCCGTGGTTCGCCAAGGCTTCTTCCAGGGCCGCGACACAAAAATCCGCGTCCATGGTGTTGGAAAGTCTCCAGGACAGCACCTTGTTACTGCGCCAGTCCATAACGGCCACCAGGTACAAAAATCCTTTTGCGCATGGGGATGTACGTGATATTCGCTCACCAGACCTGATTGGGTCTGGTGATGGACAATCCCCGCAAGAGATACAGGTAGCGCGTATGCTCTGGATGAGGAATACTGGTTTTGGGCTTTTGGTACACCGCCATCAGCCCCATCAGGCGCATAAGACGCCGAACGCGTTTTCTGCCCACGCTATAGCCCAGCAGACCAGATAATCACGCATCTGGCGCACTCCTAGGAACGGCCATTCGGTAAAGGCTCTGTCGATTTCCTGCATAAGAACAAGAGTCAGGGCCGAATTCGCCTTTGGGCACATAATTAATACAGGCCGGGACGGGCTATTTTGAGCAGAGCGCATTGACGAACCATACTGAGCTGCGCATGGCTGGAATCAACCATGCTCTGCCTGCGGGAGACGCTCACCGCACGCAAAAAGCCCCTCAGACAACCTGGTCTGCACCCCGTGCGTTGGGCGTTCTGAGGGGCTTGGCCAGCGTTTTGGTGGAGCAAACAGCGCTCGACCGCAACTCAGTCTCAAGCTTCAATCTTCCCCGTAACACATTGAAAAACAAGGGATTCACATAGGAAGTCAAGTCGAGCCCCAAGTTCCCACCGAGGAAGCAACTTTTCTCTCCCGATTTCCAAGCTCCGGACGAGGATGCTGGGTTTGCAACCCGCGCGGATACCAGGAACAATCTCCCAACGAATCTGATTCGATTCCGAAAACCGGAATCGAACTGGCCTACCTGCCCGGCAGTTCCGTACCGCGACTCATGATCTCGATATAGCCCGCATAGCTGAACAGGCGGTTGCGTTTCTGGGCGGTCAGCTCCTTGACGATGCCAAGCTGCTCGAGGTGACCGAGCGCCTTGTTGACCGTGGCCGGGGTGATGCCGGTCTTCTCCACCAGCGAGCCCGAGGTGGCGATGGGATGCTCCATGAGTGCCCGGTGAACCTGCAGGGTGGATGAAGCCGCCCGTCCCAGCCCACTGATCTTGTCACGGTCCTGGTTCGACAGGTCGAGGAGCTGCTGGGCCGTTTCCACCGCCTGGGTGGCAGTGACGATCACGGCCTCAGCAAAGAAGTCGAGCCAGGCTTCCCAATCACCGGTCATGCGCACGTTGTTGAGCAGTTCGTAGTAATACTGGCGGTGCGTCTTGAAATAGAGGCTGAGGTAGAGCATCGGCTCCCGCAGCACTTTCTGCTCGCACAGGAGCAGCGCGATCAGCAGACGACCCAGACGGCCATTACCATCTAGGAACGGGTGGATCGTCTCGAACTGCACATGGGCCAGCGCCGCCTTGAGCAGTACCGGGGTCGGCTCCGGCTGGTCGTGGAGGAAAAGCTCCAGCTTGCTCATGCACTCCAGCACTTCTTCGGCAGGCGGTGGAACAAAGGCCGCGTTGCCCGGCCGGGTGCCGCCGATCCAGTTCTGGCTGCGCCGAAATTCCCCTGGGGTCTGATTGCTGCCCCGGCCCTTCTTCAGCAGCACACCGTGGATCTCACGGAACAGCCGCAGCGACAGCGGTAGCCCTTCCTCCAGCAGGCGCAGGCCATGGTCGAGGGCCGCAACATAGTTACTGACCTCCCGCACGTCATCCAGCGGAACGCCGGGCTCTTGATCCAGTTCGAACAGCAGCAGATCCGACAGGGACGACTGCGTTCCCTCGATCATCGAGGAGAGCACCGCTTCCTTACG
This Desulfovibrio desulfuricans DNA region includes the following protein-coding sequences:
- a CDS encoding ERF family protein, translating into MNQYQSESITDLAKALLNVQRTVQPMAKDAENPFTKSWYASLKSVMDACRDALIENGIWLCQYPVPAEQPNSLGLVTKLTHAESGQWQSSLAVVPLPKADPQGMGSAITYARRYALTAMLGMVTEDDDGEGAKNGKKSPTRPKLPVIAPGSQKTRQREPSIKNNLSSPSNRPSSSLESLPPLEGVTYQQVTAQDGRPCIIATGNTQAKKELLTGSGFLWSPQRKLWWKYVDAA
- a CDS encoding Fic family protein, with translation MKRELQGRYVTISTVGEKAQAFVPAPLPPRPAIEWTAELRSKFDQALLALGRLDSVSTLLPDTSLFLYMYVRKEAVLSSMIEGTQSSLSDLLLFELDQEPGVPLDDVREVSNYVAALDHGLRLLEEGLPLSLRLFREIHGVLLKKGRGSNQTPGEFRRSQNWIGGTRPGNAAFVPPPAEEVLECMSKLELFLHDQPEPTPVLLKAALAHVQFETIHPFLDGNGRLGRLLIALLLCEQKVLREPMLYLSLYFKTHRQYYYELLNNVRMTGDWEAWLDFFAEAVIVTATQAVETAQQLLDLSNQDRDKISGLGRAASSTLQVHRALMEHPIATSGSLVEKTGITPATVNKALGHLEQLGIVKELTAQKRNRLFSYAGYIEIMSRGTELPGR